AGGGACAGCCAGTTCAGCTCGTCGGTGGCGGCCAGCACGACCAGCACCCGGCGGGCCTCGGTCACCTTGAGCAGCGTGGCCAGGGCAGCCTTGGTCGACGGCTTCTCGCCCGAGACGAACGCCTCGACGACGTGCACCTGCCCGGCGCGGGCCCGGTCGGAGAGGGCGCCACGCAGGGCGGCGGCCTTCATCTTCTTCGGGGTCCGCTGGCTGTAGTCGCGCGGCACGGGACCGTGGACCACGCCACCGCCGGCGAACTGCGGCGCGCGGATCGAGCCCTGCCGGGCCCGACCGGTGCCCTTCTGCTTGTACGGCTTCTTGCCGCCACCGGCGACCTCGCCGCGGGTCTTGGTCTTGTGCGTGCCCTGCCGGGCAGCCGCGAGCT
Above is a window of Micromonospora yangpuensis DNA encoding:
- the rplD gene encoding 50S ribosomal protein L4 translates to MTTVDVLTVEGSKSGSVELPADIFDVQANVALMHQVVVAQLAAARQGTHKTKTRGEVAGGGKKPYKQKGTGRARQGSIRAPQFAGGGVVHGPVPRDYSQRTPKKMKAAALRGALSDRARAGQVHVVEAFVSGEKPSTKAALATLLKVTEARRVLVVLAATDELNWLSLRNEPRVHLIEAGQLNTYDVLVADDVVFTKDALDEFLGVPAETTEEGGK